The Pseudomonas asiatica genome has a segment encoding these proteins:
- a CDS encoding APC family permease, with protein MSGKFKKQLSLLDLTFIGLGAIFGSGWLFAASHVSAIAGPAGILSWFLGGFAVLLLGIVYCELGAALPRAGGVVRYPVYSHGPLLGYLMGFITLIAFSSLIAIEVVASRQYAAAWFPGLTKAGSSDPTVLGWLVQFALLGLFFFLNYRSVKTFAKANNLVSVFKFIVPLLVIGVLFTFFKPENFEVQGFAPFGLSGVEMAVSAGGIIFAYLGLTPIISVASEVKNPQRTIPIALILSVLLSTAIYALLQLAFLGSVPTGMLSNGWAAVTKELALPYRDIALALGVGWLAYLVVADAVISPSGCGNIYMNATPRVVYGWAQTGTFFKYFTRIDAESGIPRPALWLTFGLSVFWTLPFPSWEALINVVSAALVLSYAVAPVTVAALRRNAPDMPRPFRVKGMGVLGPLSFIIAALIVYWSGWKTVSWLLALQIVMFVLYLLCGRFVPTQHLSLAQQVRSSAWLIGFYAVTILLSWLGSFGGLGVLGHPFDTVVVAACALGIYYWGAATGVPAHLVRLEGEDESEASHEPLVGQRPAALAP; from the coding sequence ATGTCAGGCAAATTCAAAAAACAGTTGTCATTGCTGGACCTCACCTTCATCGGCCTAGGCGCCATCTTCGGCTCCGGCTGGCTGTTCGCCGCCAGCCACGTCTCGGCCATCGCCGGCCCGGCCGGCATCCTGTCCTGGTTCCTTGGCGGCTTCGCCGTACTGTTGCTGGGCATCGTCTATTGCGAACTGGGCGCCGCCCTGCCGCGTGCCGGGGGCGTGGTGCGCTACCCGGTGTACTCCCACGGCCCGCTGCTGGGCTACTTGATGGGTTTCATCACCCTCATCGCCTTTTCCAGCCTGATCGCCATCGAAGTGGTCGCTTCGCGCCAATACGCCGCCGCCTGGTTCCCCGGGCTGACCAAGGCCGGCTCCAGCGACCCGACCGTGCTCGGCTGGCTGGTGCAGTTCGCCCTGCTGGGGCTGTTCTTCTTCCTCAACTACCGCAGCGTGAAAACCTTCGCCAAGGCCAACAACCTGGTCAGTGTGTTCAAGTTCATCGTGCCGCTGCTGGTGATCGGCGTGCTGTTCACCTTCTTCAAGCCGGAAAACTTCGAGGTCCAGGGCTTTGCCCCGTTCGGTCTGTCCGGCGTTGAAATGGCGGTATCGGCCGGTGGCATCATCTTCGCCTACCTGGGCCTGACGCCGATCATTTCGGTGGCCAGCGAGGTGAAGAACCCGCAACGCACCATCCCCATCGCGCTGATCCTCTCGGTACTGCTGTCCACCGCGATCTACGCCCTGCTGCAACTGGCCTTCCTCGGCAGCGTGCCGACCGGAATGCTGAGCAACGGCTGGGCCGCAGTGACCAAGGAACTGGCCCTGCCCTACCGCGACATCGCCCTGGCCCTGGGTGTGGGCTGGCTGGCCTACCTGGTGGTGGCCGACGCGGTGATCTCGCCCAGCGGCTGCGGCAACATCTACATGAACGCCACCCCGCGCGTGGTCTATGGCTGGGCGCAGACCGGCACCTTCTTCAAGTACTTCACCCGTATCGACGCCGAGTCCGGCATCCCGCGCCCGGCGCTGTGGCTGACCTTTGGCCTGTCGGTGTTCTGGACCCTGCCGTTCCCGTCCTGGGAAGCGCTGATCAACGTGGTTTCCGCCGCCCTGGTACTGAGCTACGCCGTGGCCCCGGTCACCGTCGCCGCCCTGCGCCGCAACGCCCCCGACATGCCGCGCCCGTTCCGGGTCAAGGGCATGGGCGTGCTCGGCCCGCTGTCGTTCATCATCGCCGCGCTGATCGTGTACTGGTCGGGCTGGAAGACCGTGTCGTGGCTGCTGGCCCTGCAGATCGTGATGTTCGTGCTGTACCTGCTGTGCGGCCGCTTCGTGCCGACCCAGCACCTGTCGCTGGCCCAGCAAGTGCGCTCATCGGCGTGGCTGATCGGCTTCTACGCGGTGACCATCCTGCTGTCGTGGCTGGGCAGCTTCGGCGGCCTGGGAGTACTCGGCCACCCGTTCGACACCGTGGTCGTGGCCGCTTGTGCGCTGGGCATCTACTACTGGGGCGCTGCCACCGGCGTGCCTGCCCACCTGGTGCGCCTGGAAGGTGAGGACGAAAGCGAAGCCAGCCATGAACCTCTGGTAGGCCAGCGCCCGGCTGCACTGGCTCCGTAA
- a CDS encoding dihydrodipicolinate synthase family protein: MTNNIFTGTMPALMTPCTAERKPDFDALVRKGRELIEAGMSAVVYCGSMGDWPLLTEAERQEGVARLVAAGIPTIVGTGAVNTREAVSHAAHAAKVGAAGLMVIPRVLSRGASLIAQKHHFSAILAAAPKLPAVIYNSPYYGFATRADLFFELRSEFPNLIGFKEFGGGADLRYAAEHITSKDDDVTLMVGVDTQVVHGFVNCNATGAITGIGNALPREVLHLVSLSKQAAKGDAKARRLARELEAALAVLSSFDEGCDLVLYYKHLMVLNGDSEYSLHFNETDVLTDAQRNYAEQQYALFRSWYASWSAEQNLA, from the coding sequence ATGACCAACAACATCTTCACCGGCACCATGCCCGCCCTGATGACCCCCTGCACCGCCGAGCGCAAGCCGGACTTCGACGCCCTGGTGCGCAAGGGCCGCGAGCTGATCGAGGCCGGCATGAGCGCCGTGGTGTACTGCGGCTCGATGGGCGACTGGCCGCTGCTGACCGAAGCCGAGCGCCAGGAAGGCGTGGCGCGCCTGGTGGCCGCCGGCATCCCGACCATCGTCGGTACCGGCGCGGTGAACACCCGTGAAGCAGTATCCCACGCCGCCCACGCGGCCAAGGTTGGCGCCGCCGGCCTCATGGTCATCCCTCGCGTGCTCAGCCGCGGCGCCTCGCTGATTGCCCAGAAGCACCACTTCTCGGCCATTCTGGCAGCCGCGCCGAAGCTGCCGGCGGTGATCTACAACAGCCCGTACTACGGCTTCGCCACCCGCGCCGACCTGTTCTTCGAACTGCGCAGCGAGTTCCCCAACCTGATCGGCTTCAAGGAGTTCGGCGGCGGTGCCGACCTGCGCTACGCCGCCGAGCACATCACCTCCAAGGATGACGATGTGACCCTGATGGTCGGCGTCGACACCCAGGTGGTGCATGGCTTCGTCAACTGCAACGCCACCGGCGCCATCACCGGCATCGGCAACGCTCTGCCGCGTGAGGTGCTGCACCTGGTGAGCCTGAGCAAGCAGGCGGCCAAGGGTGATGCCAAGGCCCGCCGCCTGGCGCGTGAGCTGGAGGCGGCGCTGGCGGTGCTGTCGTCGTTCGATGAAGGCTGCGACCTGGTGCTCTACTACAAGCACCTGATGGTGCTGAACGGTGACAGCGAATACAGCCTGCACTTCAACGAGACCGACGTGCTGACCGACGCCCAGCGCAACTATGCCGAGCAGCAGTACGCGCTGTTCCGCAGCTGGTACGCCAGCTGGTCGGCTGAGCAGAACCTGGCCTGA
- a CDS encoding LysR family transcriptional regulator: MDIKQLKFLIALDQTRHFGQAAALCHITQPTLSMRLRNLEDELDLVLVKRGQRFEGFTEAGERILAWARTLLAAHDGLQAEAASCRGQVVGSLRLGTVPLASFNPMHLLLPLREKYPELHFQISSLSSEQVIDGLSRNQLDLGICYLDQVNTSFFEVIELGTTTMGLLHDTRHFKFTSDTLRWDELGDIPLGLLSKGMHYRQSLDLSFRSRGLEPNAVLESDSSFQLIQAINTGMCCAVMPLGCGLEDLSEHLRILPVADAAIHSPVGLLLRRSEPRSAIAEQCFDEARALFQAN; the protein is encoded by the coding sequence ATGGACATCAAGCAGCTCAAATTCCTCATCGCGCTCGACCAGACACGCCACTTCGGCCAGGCGGCGGCGCTATGCCATATCACCCAGCCGACGCTGTCCATGCGCCTGCGCAACCTGGAGGACGAGCTGGACCTGGTGCTGGTCAAGCGCGGCCAGCGCTTCGAAGGTTTCACCGAGGCCGGCGAGCGCATCCTGGCCTGGGCCCGAACGCTGCTCGCCGCCCACGACGGCCTGCAGGCCGAGGCCGCCAGCTGCCGCGGCCAGGTGGTCGGCAGCCTGCGCCTGGGCACGGTGCCGCTGGCCAGTTTCAACCCCATGCACCTGCTGCTGCCGCTGCGTGAAAAATACCCCGAGCTGCACTTCCAGATCAGCTCGCTCAGCTCGGAACAGGTCATCGACGGGCTCAGCCGCAACCAGCTCGACCTGGGGATCTGCTACCTGGACCAGGTCAACACCAGCTTCTTCGAAGTGATCGAACTTGGCACCACCACCATGGGCCTGCTGCACGATACCCGGCACTTCAAGTTCACCAGCGACACCCTGCGCTGGGACGAGCTGGGCGACATTCCGCTGGGCCTGCTGAGCAAGGGCATGCACTACCGCCAGTCGCTGGACCTGAGTTTCCGCAGCCGTGGCCTGGAGCCGAATGCGGTACTGGAAAGCGACTCGAGCTTCCAGCTGATCCAGGCCATCAACACCGGCATGTGCTGCGCGGTCATGCCGCTGGGCTGCGGCTTGGAAGACCTGAGCGAGCACCTGCGCATCCTGCCGGTGGCCGACGCCGCCATCCACAGCCCTGTCGGCCTGCTGCTACGCCGCAGCGAACCGCGTTCGGCAATTGCCGAGCAGTGCTTCGATGAGGCGCGGGCGCTGTTTCAGGCCAACTGA
- a CDS encoding NAD(P)/FAD-dependent oxidoreductase, with amino-acid sequence MVETAETDIAVVGAGIVGVACALQLARQGRRVTLVDRQAPGQGASYGNAGHLATEQVFPIADLSILKRLPRMLLDPMGPLRLDWKYLPKAMPWFTRLLLNLRPGPFQRSVAGIRTLNEGSLGAWQRLLGSIGRSELFQEDGSLLVFERPESHQTLEALRARMQQQAVPVDFWSADTVREAAPQLSPSLQGGLFFPRTGHFIDPYRVVCELFEAAKASGVRFIQAQVDGGQLHSGGVSLASDQGTLEARQVLISCGAHSARLTGALTGKQVPLDTERGYHLMLPGEHQRLPFAVTSLERKFIMTPMAEGLRLAGTVEFAGLDAPPSMQRAWQLHRLSKGLFRRDLSVEGATPWMGFRPSLPDSLPVIDRVCDGRVLLAFGHQHLGLTQAAVTAEWVGRLADRESGADMAAYRLDRF; translated from the coding sequence ATGGTCGAAACCGCTGAAACCGATATCGCCGTGGTCGGCGCCGGCATTGTCGGCGTCGCCTGTGCCCTGCAACTGGCCCGCCAGGGCCGCCGGGTAACCCTGGTGGACCGCCAGGCACCCGGCCAGGGCGCGTCCTACGGCAACGCCGGGCACCTGGCCACCGAGCAGGTATTCCCGATTGCCGACCTGTCGATTCTCAAACGCCTGCCGCGCATGCTGCTGGACCCGATGGGCCCGCTGCGCCTGGACTGGAAGTACCTGCCCAAGGCCATGCCGTGGTTCACCCGCCTGCTGCTCAACCTGCGCCCGGGCCCGTTTCAGCGCAGCGTGGCCGGCATCCGCACGTTGAACGAAGGCAGCCTGGGTGCCTGGCAGCGGCTGCTGGGTTCGATCGGGCGCAGCGAGCTGTTCCAGGAAGATGGCTCGTTGCTGGTGTTCGAGCGGCCGGAGTCGCACCAGACCCTGGAGGCCTTGCGCGCACGCATGCAACAGCAGGCGGTGCCGGTGGACTTCTGGTCGGCCGACACCGTGCGCGAGGCGGCGCCGCAACTGAGCCCGTCGTTGCAGGGTGGGCTGTTCTTCCCACGTACCGGGCACTTCATCGACCCCTACCGGGTGGTGTGCGAACTGTTCGAAGCGGCCAAGGCCAGTGGCGTGCGCTTTATCCAGGCGCAGGTCGATGGCGGGCAGCTGCACAGCGGTGGGGTCAGCCTGGCCAGCGACCAGGGCACGCTCGAGGCCCGCCAGGTGCTGATCAGTTGTGGCGCGCATTCTGCACGGTTGACCGGCGCGCTGACCGGCAAGCAGGTGCCACTGGACACCGAGCGCGGCTACCACCTGATGTTGCCTGGCGAGCATCAGCGTTTGCCGTTTGCAGTTACATCGCTGGAGCGCAAGTTCATCATGACGCCCATGGCCGAGGGCTTGCGCCTGGCCGGCACGGTGGAATTCGCCGGGCTGGACGCGCCGCCGAGCATGCAGCGGGCGTGGCAGTTGCACCGCTTGAGCAAGGGGTTGTTCCGGAGGGACCTGAGTGTTGAGGGAGCGACGCCGTGGATGGGCTTCCGGCCTTCGTTGCCAGATTCGTTGCCGGTGATCGACCGGGTGTGTGATGGGCGGGTGCTGTTGGCGTTCGGGCATCAGCACCTGGGGTTGACCCAGGCGGCGGTGACGGCGGAATGGGTGGGGAGGTTGGCTGACAGGGAGAGTGGGGCTGATATGGCGGCTTACCGGTTGGATCGGTTCTAG
- the xenA gene encoding xenobiotic reductase XenA, which produces MSALFEPYTLKDVTLRNRIAIPPMCQYMAEDGMINDWHHVHLAGLARGGAGLLVVEATAVAPEGRITPGCAGIWSDAHAQAFVPVVQAIKAAGSVPGIQIAHAGRKASANRPWEGDDHIAADDARGWETIAPSAIAFGAHLPQVPREMTLDDIARVKQDFVDAARRARDAGFEWIELHFAHGYLGQSFFSEHSNKRTDAYGGSFDNRSRFLLETLAAVREVWPENLPLTARFGVLEYDGRDEQTLEESIELARRFKAGGLDLLSVSVGFTIPDTKIPWGPAFMGPIAERVRREAKLPVTSAWGFGTPQLAEAALQANQLDLVSVGRAHLADPHWAYFAAKELGVEKASWTLPAPYAHWLERYR; this is translated from the coding sequence ATGTCCGCCTTGTTCGAACCCTATACCCTCAAGGACGTCACCCTGCGCAACCGCATTGCCATTCCGCCGATGTGCCAGTACATGGCCGAGGACGGCATGATCAACGACTGGCACCACGTGCACCTGGCCGGCCTGGCCCGTGGCGGTGCCGGCCTGCTGGTGGTCGAGGCCACTGCCGTGGCACCGGAAGGGCGCATCACCCCCGGTTGCGCCGGTATCTGGAGCGATGCCCACGCCCAGGCTTTCGTGCCGGTGGTGCAGGCAATCAAGGCCGCCGGTTCCGTGCCGGGTATCCAGATTGCCCACGCCGGGCGCAAGGCCAGCGCCAACCGCCCGTGGGAAGGTGACGACCACATTGCCGCCGACGACGCCCGCGGCTGGGAAACCATCGCCCCGTCCGCCATCGCCTTCGGCGCGCACCTGCCACAAGTGCCGCGCGAGATGACCCTGGACGACATCGCCCGGGTCAAGCAGGACTTCGTCGATGCCGCCCGCCGTGCGCGCGATGCCGGTTTCGAGTGGATCGAACTGCACTTTGCCCATGGCTACCTGGGCCAGAGTTTCTTCTCCGAACACTCCAACAAGCGTACCGACGCCTACGGTGGCAGCTTTGACAACCGCAGCCGCTTCCTGCTGGAAACCCTGGCAGCGGTGCGTGAGGTATGGCCAGAGAACCTGCCACTGACCGCGCGTTTTGGTGTGCTGGAATACGACGGCCGCGATGAGCAGACCCTGGAAGAGTCGATCGAACTGGCGCGCCGCTTCAAGGCTGGCGGCCTCGACCTGCTGAGCGTGAGTGTCGGCTTCACCATTCCCGACACCAAGATCCCATGGGGCCCGGCGTTCATGGGGCCGATTGCCGAGCGCGTGCGCCGTGAGGCGAAGCTGCCGGTGACCTCGGCGTGGGGGTTTGGTACGCCGCAACTGGCGGAAGCGGCGCTGCAGGCCAACCAGCTGGACCTGGTATCGGTAGGGCGTGCGCACCTGGCAGACCCGCACTGGGCTTACTTTGCGGCCAAGGAGTTGGGCGTGGAGAAAGCCTCCTGGACCTTGCCGGCGCCGTATGCGCACTGGCTCGAGCGTTATCGCTGA
- a CDS encoding AraC family transcriptional regulator, which yields MTNTPLATLYQSLDQHRPANLEALLAGVSLLLPILDAIPNAAIFIKDPAARYVLANNTLVQRCGLKRLQPLLGKTSAEVFPAQLGPGYTEQDRRVLKEGLVLEDQLELHLYGSREPGWCLTHKRPLYNQAGEIIGLVGISVDLQSAADSHPAYQRLAAVDEHIRRHFHQPISMGELTRIAGISVAQLERYCKRVFHLTPRQMIHKARLEHAHRLLHSELPITEVAMCCGYTDHSAFSRQFKQLTGFTPRQYRQATSDQLA from the coding sequence ATGACCAACACCCCCCTGGCAACCCTGTACCAGTCCCTCGACCAGCACCGCCCCGCCAACCTCGAGGCCCTGCTCGCCGGTGTATCCCTGCTGCTGCCGATCCTCGACGCCATCCCCAACGCCGCGATCTTCATCAAGGACCCGGCCGCCCGCTATGTGCTGGCCAACAACACCCTGGTCCAGCGCTGTGGCCTCAAGCGCCTGCAACCGCTGCTGGGCAAGACCAGCGCCGAAGTGTTCCCGGCACAGCTGGGCCCCGGCTACACCGAGCAGGACCGTCGCGTTCTCAAGGAAGGCCTGGTGCTGGAAGACCAGCTGGAGCTGCACCTGTACGGCAGCCGCGAGCCTGGCTGGTGCCTGACCCACAAGCGCCCGCTGTACAACCAGGCCGGCGAGATCATCGGCCTGGTCGGCATCTCGGTCGACTTGCAGTCAGCCGCCGACAGCCACCCCGCCTACCAGCGCCTGGCGGCGGTGGACGAGCATATCCGTCGGCATTTCCACCAGCCGATCAGCATGGGCGAGCTGACCCGTATCGCCGGCATTTCCGTGGCCCAGCTGGAGCGCTACTGCAAGCGGGTGTTCCACCTCACGCCACGGCAGATGATCCACAAGGCGCGCCTGGAGCACGCCCACCGTTTGCTGCATTCGGAACTGCCGATCACTGAAGTGGCGATGTGCTGCGGCTATACCGACCACAGCGCCTTCAGCCGCCAGTTCAAGCAACTGACCGGCTTCACCCCGCGCCAGTACCGCCAGGCAACCAGCGATCAGTTGGCCTGA
- a CDS encoding helix-turn-helix transcriptional regulator, with the protein MLEGLGRTQQDLLHALLLQPAGMSIDDLAQALAITRTAVRQHLAALERDGLVKRGATRPTGRRPEQLHELTEQARELFPRQYPLLANLLIAEVAGLLGQEALLALMRQLGRKLAADLEHQVVDEARIVEHMNNAGYEAQVFFRSGGEPQIVAHNCVFHHLAKAHPVVCELDLALIGALGGAEVEHQECMLRGGRACRFTLSKKNIG; encoded by the coding sequence ATGCTCGAAGGCCTGGGCCGTACTCAACAGGACCTGCTCCATGCGTTGCTGCTCCAGCCGGCCGGCATGAGCATCGACGACCTGGCGCAGGCCCTGGCCATCACCCGCACGGCGGTGCGCCAGCACCTGGCAGCGCTGGAGCGCGACGGCCTGGTCAAGCGTGGCGCTACCCGGCCCACAGGGCGACGCCCGGAGCAGTTGCACGAGCTGACCGAACAGGCCCGCGAACTGTTCCCGCGGCAGTACCCGTTGCTGGCCAACCTGCTGATTGCGGAAGTGGCCGGCTTGCTGGGGCAGGAGGCATTGCTGGCGCTGATGCGCCAGCTGGGGCGCAAGCTGGCGGCGGACCTGGAGCATCAAGTGGTGGATGAAGCACGCATCGTCGAGCATATGAACAATGCCGGGTACGAGGCGCAGGTGTTCTTCCGCTCGGGGGGCGAGCCGCAGATCGTTGCCCACAATTGCGTGTTTCATCACCTGGCCAAGGCGCACCCCGTGGTGTGCGAGTTGGATCTGGCCTTGATCGGGGCATTGGGGGGGGCTGAGGTAGAGCATCAAGAGTGCATGTTGCGTGGTGGCAGGGCCTGCCGCTTTACTTTGTCCAAAAAGAATATTGGTTAG
- a CDS encoding ArsR/SmtB family transcription factor, whose product MAINDSPVIMTTMRAYQHPNSEDLTLERVLYALSDPVRLGIVRHLAGVAEASCGELDGGRPKSSMSHHFRVLRDAGLVHTRNVGTTHMNSLRREVMEGRFPGLLICILQQQ is encoded by the coding sequence ATGGCAATTAATGATAGCCCCGTTATCATGACGACCATGCGAGCCTATCAACATCCCAATTCTGAAGACCTGACTCTAGAGCGTGTGCTCTATGCGCTGAGCGACCCGGTGCGCCTTGGCATTGTCCGCCACCTGGCCGGCGTGGCCGAGGCCAGCTGCGGTGAGCTCGATGGCGGGCGGCCGAAGTCGAGCATGTCGCACCACTTCCGCGTGCTGCGTGATGCAGGGTTGGTGCATACACGCAATGTAGGAACCACCCACATGAATTCGCTGCGCCGTGAAGTCATGGAGGGGCGGTTCCCAGGGTTGCTGATTTGCATTTTGCAGCAGCAGTGA
- a CDS encoding aldehyde dehydrogenase (NADP(+)), producing MTLTGNLLIGQTPVTGSRDAIRAIDPATGQALEPTYLGGTGEHVAQACALACAAFDAYRETSLEQRAQFLETIATQIEALGDALIDRAVAESGLPKARIQGERGRTCTQLRTFARVVRAGEWLDVRVNNALPERQPLPRADLRQRQVALGPVAVFGASNFPLAFSVAGGDTASALAAGCPVVVKAHGAHPGTSELVGQAVAKAVKQCGLPAGVFSLLYGSGREVGIALVSDPRIKAVGFTGSRSGGIALCQAAQARPEPIPVYAEMSSINPVFLFDTALQTRAEALAQGFVASLTQGAGQFCTNPGLVIARQGPALQRFIDAASEHVRQAAAQTMLTPGIFSAYQAGVGALAANANAQAAASGQAGQGPNQCQAQLFVTQAEAFLADPALQAEVFGAASLVVACANDEQVRQVAEHLEGQLTATLQLDEADIASARALLPTLERKAGRILVNGWPTGVEVCDAMVHGGPFPATSDARTTSVGTAAILRFLRPVCYQDFPDALLPQALKHGNPLQLRRLLDGKREG from the coding sequence ATGACCCTCACAGGCAACCTGCTGATCGGCCAGACGCCGGTAACCGGCAGCCGCGACGCCATCCGTGCCATCGACCCGGCCACCGGCCAGGCGCTGGAACCGACCTACCTCGGCGGCACTGGCGAACACGTGGCCCAGGCCTGCGCCCTGGCCTGCGCGGCGTTCGATGCCTACCGCGAAACCTCGCTCGAGCAACGGGCACAATTCCTCGAAACCATCGCCACGCAGATCGAAGCGCTGGGCGATGCCCTGATCGATCGCGCCGTGGCCGAAAGCGGCCTGCCCAAGGCGCGCATCCAGGGCGAACGTGGCCGCACCTGCACCCAGCTGCGCACCTTCGCCCGTGTGGTGCGGGCCGGCGAATGGCTGGATGTGCGGGTCAACAACGCCCTGCCCGAGCGCCAGCCCCTGCCGCGTGCCGACCTGCGCCAGCGCCAAGTGGCCCTGGGGCCGGTGGCGGTATTCGGCGCCAGCAATTTCCCATTGGCCTTCTCGGTGGCCGGTGGCGACACCGCCTCTGCCCTGGCCGCCGGTTGCCCGGTGGTGGTCAAGGCCCACGGTGCCCACCCAGGCACCAGCGAGCTGGTCGGCCAGGCAGTGGCAAAGGCCGTGAAGCAGTGCGGCTTGCCGGCCGGTGTGTTTTCGCTGTTGTACGGCTCCGGTCGTGAAGTGGGCATTGCGCTGGTCAGCGACCCGCGCATCAAGGCCGTTGGCTTTACCGGCTCGCGCAGCGGTGGCATTGCGCTGTGCCAGGCGGCCCAGGCCCGCCCGGAGCCGATCCCGGTGTACGCCGAAATGAGCTCGATCAACCCGGTGTTCCTGTTCGACACCGCCCTGCAGACCCGCGCCGAGGCGTTGGCACAAGGCTTCGTCGCCTCGCTGACCCAGGGTGCCGGCCAGTTCTGCACCAACCCCGGCCTGGTGATTGCCCGCCAGGGGCCGGCGTTGCAGCGTTTCATCGACGCCGCCAGCGAACACGTACGCCAGGCTGCGGCGCAGACCATGCTTACCCCGGGCATCTTCAGTGCCTACCAGGCCGGTGTCGGCGCCCTGGCCGCAAACGCCAATGCCCAGGCCGCCGCCAGTGGCCAGGCCGGGCAAGGCCCCAACCAGTGCCAGGCGCAGCTGTTCGTGACCCAGGCCGAAGCGTTCCTCGCCGACCCGGCGTTGCAGGCCGAAGTCTTCGGCGCGGCGTCGCTGGTGGTGGCCTGCGCCAACGATGAGCAAGTGCGCCAGGTGGCCGAGCATCTGGAAGGCCAACTGACCGCCACCCTGCAACTGGACGAAGCCGACATCGCCAGCGCCCGCGCGCTGCTGCCGACCCTTGAGCGCAAGGCTGGCCGCATCCTGGTCAATGGCTGGCCGACCGGTGTAGAGGTATGCGACGCGATGGTCCACGGCGGGCCGTTCCCGGCCACCTCCGATGCCCGCACCACTTCGGTGGGCACGGCGGCGATCCTGCGCTTCCTGCGCCCGGTGTGCTACCAGGACTTCCCCGATGCCCTGCTGCCGCAGGCGCTGAAACACGGCAACCCGCTGCAACTGCGGCGCCTGCTCGACGGTAAACGGGAAGGCTGA
- a CDS encoding 4-hydroxyproline epimerase: MKQIHVIDSHTGGEPTRLVMKGFPQLHGRSMAEQRDELRELHDQWRRACLLEPRGNDVLVGALYCPPVSADATCGVIFFNNAGYLNMCGHGTIGLVASLQHLGLIAPGVHKIDTPVGQVSATLHEDGAITVGNVPSYRYRRQVLVDVPGHGLVRGDIAWGGNWFFLVSEHGQRIELGNREALTEYTWAMLKALEAQGITGENGAPIDHVELFADDANADSRNFVMCPGKAYDRSPCGTGTSAKLACLAADGKLDEGQTWVQASITGSQFQGRYERDGERIRPFITGRAYMTADSTLLIDEQDPFAWGI; encoded by the coding sequence ATGAAACAGATTCACGTCATCGACTCGCACACCGGCGGGGAACCGACCCGCCTGGTGATGAAAGGCTTCCCGCAACTGCATGGCCGCAGCATGGCCGAGCAGCGCGACGAGCTGCGCGAGCTGCACGACCAGTGGCGCCGTGCCTGCCTGCTGGAACCACGTGGCAACGATGTGCTGGTCGGTGCGCTGTACTGCCCACCGGTATCGGCCGACGCCACTTGCGGGGTGATCTTCTTCAACAACGCTGGCTACCTGAACATGTGCGGCCACGGCACCATCGGCCTGGTCGCCTCGCTGCAGCACCTGGGCCTGATCGCACCGGGCGTGCACAAGATCGACACCCCGGTCGGCCAGGTCAGCGCCACCCTGCATGAAGACGGCGCCATAACCGTCGGCAACGTGCCGTCCTACCGCTACCGCCGGCAGGTACTGGTGGACGTGCCCGGCCATGGCCTGGTGCGCGGCGACATCGCCTGGGGCGGCAACTGGTTTTTCCTCGTCTCCGAACACGGCCAGCGCATCGAGCTGGGCAACCGCGAGGCGCTGACCGAGTACACCTGGGCGATGCTCAAGGCCCTCGAAGCCCAGGGCATCACCGGTGAAAACGGTGCCCCCATCGACCACGTCGAACTATTCGCCGACGACGCCAACGCCGACAGCCGCAACTTCGTGATGTGCCCCGGCAAGGCCTACGACCGCTCGCCCTGCGGCACAGGCACCAGCGCCAAGCTGGCCTGCCTGGCCGCCGACGGCAAGCTCGACGAAGGCCAGACATGGGTACAGGCCAGTATCACCGGCAGCCAGTTCCAGGGCCGCTACGAGCGCGACGGCGAACGCATTCGCCCGTTCATCACCGGCCGCGCCTACATGACCGCCGACAGCACCCTGCTGATCGACGAACAGGACCCGTTCGCCTGGGGCATCTGA